In Flammeovirgaceae bacterium 311, one DNA window encodes the following:
- a CDS encoding aminotransferase class V (COG1104 Cysteine sulfinate desulfinase/cysteine desulfurase and related enzymes) — protein sequence MRVYLDNAATTPLDPEVVEAMQPYMLGLWGNPSSIHSHGREVRSAIEKSRRKVAELLNAAPAEIFFTSGGTEADNMALRCSIDTGKIKHVVSSPTEHHAVLHTLEHLHQLGKIDLHMLEVDGKGCPDMDQLERLLRKHVGCLVSLMHGNNEIGTLLNLEQVSALCQEREAVFHSDTVQTVGHYTHDLSKLKLHHMVGSAHKFHGPKGAGFLYINADHRIHPLIHGGSQERNMRGGTENVYGIVGLAKALEIAYRDMEDHRKHITGLKQRMISRLQENLPGVGFNGNSASLEDSLYTVLNVSLPATDDNDMLLFNLDINGISASGGSACSSGSSLGSHVLSAIKCDPNRGAVRFSFSKYNTTDEVDYAADKLTELYRVEA from the coding sequence ATGAGGGTATACCTGGATAATGCTGCTACCACGCCCCTGGACCCGGAGGTTGTTGAGGCCATGCAGCCCTATATGCTGGGCCTGTGGGGTAACCCCTCTTCCATACACAGCCACGGCCGCGAAGTGCGCTCGGCTATAGAAAAGTCACGCCGCAAGGTGGCTGAATTACTGAATGCTGCCCCTGCTGAAATTTTCTTTACCTCAGGTGGCACCGAGGCTGATAACATGGCCCTGCGTTGCTCTATTGACACCGGCAAGATAAAGCATGTGGTTTCCTCCCCTACCGAGCACCATGCTGTGCTGCACACCCTGGAGCACCTGCACCAACTGGGAAAAATTGACCTGCATATGCTGGAGGTAGATGGGAAAGGCTGCCCTGATATGGACCAGCTGGAACGACTGCTCCGCAAGCATGTGGGCTGCCTGGTTTCGCTTATGCACGGTAACAACGAGATTGGCACCCTGCTGAACCTGGAACAGGTAAGCGCCCTGTGCCAGGAAAGGGAAGCAGTTTTCCATTCTGATACAGTACAAACAGTAGGGCATTATACCCACGACTTAAGCAAGCTGAAGTTGCACCACATGGTGGGCTCGGCCCATAAATTTCATGGTCCGAAGGGTGCAGGTTTTCTCTATATCAATGCCGATCATCGTATTCATCCGCTCATCCATGGCGGCTCTCAGGAGCGCAACATGCGGGGCGGCACCGAAAACGTATATGGCATTGTAGGCCTGGCCAAAGCACTTGAAATTGCCTATCGCGATATGGAAGATCACCGGAAACACATCACAGGGCTTAAGCAGCGCATGATCAGTCGTTTGCAGGAGAACCTGCCGGGCGTGGGTTTCAATGGCAACAGCGCCAGCCTTGAGGATAGTCTGTACACGGTACTGAACGTAAGCCTGCCTGCTACCGATGACAACGACATGCTGCTCTTTAACCTTGACATCAACGGTATCTCTGCTTCGGGAGGCAGTGCCTGCAGCAGTGGCTCATCGCTGGGCTCACACGTTTTAAGTGCTATAAAATGCGACCCTAACCGCGGGGCCGTTCGTTTCTCTTTCAGTAAGTACAATACGACAGATGAAGTTGATTATGCGGCTGATAAGCTTACTGAACTTTACCGGGTAGAAGCCTGA
- a CDS encoding spheroidene monooxygenase (COG0480 Translation elongation factors (GTPases)): MLFSLFQLKEGNKFWAFKTMGTASRQLTTNERMPFGLMLGTGGGRGFLLPNWRQYALLTSWQRAEDALNFMKVSLLAQGLQQRSKEAWSVLMQPVVSKGAWGGNNPFTPLADPLQPHEPVAVLTRASIRLPRLVEFLRHVPTVSHTTDTAPGLLLKAGIGELPIVQQATFSVWKDTRSVDNFAYKMREHKEVVAKTRQRNWYSEELFARFRPVQSWGTVGGKNPLENLPA; the protein is encoded by the coding sequence GTGCTTTTTTCCCTTTTTCAACTGAAGGAGGGCAACAAATTCTGGGCATTCAAAACCATGGGTACCGCGTCAAGACAGCTTACCACCAATGAACGCATGCCATTTGGTTTAATGCTGGGCACCGGCGGCGGCAGAGGCTTTTTGCTGCCCAACTGGCGGCAGTATGCCCTGCTCACCAGCTGGCAGCGTGCCGAAGATGCCCTGAATTTTATGAAAGTTTCACTACTGGCACAAGGCCTGCAGCAAAGAAGCAAAGAGGCATGGTCGGTACTGATGCAACCCGTAGTATCTAAAGGTGCCTGGGGAGGCAACAATCCCTTCACCCCCCTTGCAGATCCGCTGCAGCCACACGAACCGGTAGCAGTGCTTACCCGCGCCTCCATCAGGCTGCCCCGGCTTGTAGAATTTTTAAGGCACGTACCCACTGTTAGCCATACGACCGATACTGCCCCCGGTTTATTACTAAAAGCCGGTATCGGCGAGTTACCAATTGTACAACAGGCAACCTTCAGCGTATGGAAAGATACCCGCAGCGTAGATAACTTCGCTTACAAAATGCGGGAGCACAAAGAGGTCGTAGCCAAAACCCGCCAGCGCAACTGGTACAGCGAAGAGCTTTTTGCCCGCTTCCGTCCTGTTCAGTCCTGGGGAACTGTAGGCGGAAAAAACCCTTTGGAAAACCTCCCTGCCTAA
- a CDS encoding hypothetical protein (COG2846 Regulator of cell morphogenesis and NO signaling) produces the protein MSYDKSKIAELIEKNYVFASVLYYFGIEFYDYSEQTLEQVCRQRGLRVEQVISSLESATLQPEVPNLSSLPVDIIIAYLKHTHYIFVKHKLPYIARLIQELKPSDLINVSAAEDLKFIFPLYVEDFIRHIYKEEDTLFTYILQLHKANTGDFHPGKLFFMMEQNAIEEFAVEHDCHDDEMEGIRNLTQNYAINGETSLLVKVVYGELKSFEENLKTHAHIEDEILFPKALALEKNIKQKWRSLINLN, from the coding sequence GTGAGCTACGACAAGTCAAAGATTGCAGAGTTAATTGAAAAGAACTACGTGTTTGCGTCGGTGCTATATTACTTTGGCATAGAATTTTACGATTATTCAGAGCAAACACTGGAGCAGGTATGCCGGCAGCGGGGCCTGCGGGTGGAGCAGGTGATCAGTAGCCTGGAGTCGGCCACACTGCAACCGGAGGTACCAAACCTAAGCAGCCTTCCGGTAGATATTATCATTGCCTATCTTAAGCACACCCACTATATTTTTGTGAAGCATAAGCTGCCATACATTGCGCGGCTTATTCAGGAACTTAAGCCTTCCGATCTTATAAATGTATCGGCGGCAGAAGATCTTAAGTTTATTTTTCCGCTGTATGTAGAAGATTTTATCCGGCACATTTATAAAGAAGAGGATACCCTTTTTACCTATATTTTGCAGCTCCATAAAGCTAATACGGGTGATTTCCATCCCGGTAAGCTTTTTTTTATGATGGAACAGAATGCCATTGAGGAGTTTGCCGTGGAGCACGACTGCCATGACGATGAGATGGAGGGCATCAGAAACCTTACCCAGAATTATGCAATCAATGGTGAAACCAGCCTGTTGGTAAAAGTGGTGTACGGAGAGCTGAAATCATTCGAGGAGAACCTCAAAACCCATGCTCACATTGAAGATGAGATTCTTTTCCCCAAAGCGCTGGCCCTGGAAAAGAACATTAAGCAGAAATGGCGCAGCCTGATTAATCTCAACTAA
- a CDS encoding hypothetical protein (COG0526 Thiol-disulfide isomerase and thioredoxins), with the protein MSYDEYMQLIEEELAQGRTTGTDQSEWLVDYARLNLQRMQRLNKTLVLLEELRQALDKLQQPQLWVVLTEGWCGDAAQIVPVLAKVAAYSHKIGLKLLLRDEYPQVMDAYLTNGTRSIPKLIALEPEHLQELGTWGPRPKAAQDVVNEFKSNPQGRTKEDFTYLVHKWYADNKTLDTQHELLESLQQWDTINNKKGA; encoded by the coding sequence ATGTCTTATGATGAGTACATGCAGCTGATAGAAGAGGAACTGGCTCAGGGAAGAACCACCGGAACCGACCAGAGTGAATGGCTGGTAGATTATGCCCGCCTGAATTTGCAGCGCATGCAGCGGCTCAATAAAACTTTAGTACTGCTGGAAGAGCTTAGGCAGGCACTTGATAAGCTGCAGCAACCCCAGCTATGGGTGGTGCTTACAGAAGGCTGGTGTGGAGATGCCGCCCAGATTGTACCCGTTCTAGCCAAGGTGGCAGCTTACTCTCATAAAATAGGCCTGAAACTCCTGCTAAGAGATGAATATCCCCAGGTGATGGATGCCTATCTGACCAATGGTACTCGCTCTATTCCTAAGCTAATAGCACTGGAGCCAGAGCACTTGCAGGAATTAGGTACCTGGGGCCCCAGGCCAAAGGCTGCGCAGGATGTGGTAAATGAGTTTAAGAGCAATCCACAGGGGCGTACCAAAGAAGACTTCACCTACCTGGTACACAAATGGTATGCGGATAATAAAACACTAGATACGCAGCATGAATTGCTGGAGTCTCTGCAGCAGTGGGACACCATAAACAACAAAAAAGGAGCCTGA
- a CDS encoding delta-9 acyl-phospholipid desaturase (COG1398 Fatty-acid desaturase) produces MMQSTETNVVQKSTREIGKELGFLAVHLIPLAALFTGATLFDWMVCIFLYVFRMFWITGGYHRYFSHKSYKTSRWFQFVIAFMAQTSAQKGALWWASHHRVHHRHSDQPEDPHSMKLYGFWHSHVGWIVGPDHKQTNYKVIADYAKYPELVWLNKNHLVPPVVLALVVMALGGIVNGGGITEMFTTAGFSTLFIGFFLSTVVLYHGTFSINSIMHKFGNQRYESGDESRNSLWLALLTLGEGWHNNHHYYEVAARQGFFWWEIDLTYYGLKMLSWMGLIWDLREVPKHIKYSKNKEHAKQLAKQAKQQEQPMEAEVA; encoded by the coding sequence ATGATGCAAAGCACAGAAACTAACGTTGTACAAAAATCTACAAGAGAAATTGGAAAGGAACTTGGCTTCCTTGCCGTGCACCTGATTCCGTTGGCAGCCCTATTTACAGGCGCTACGCTGTTCGACTGGATGGTTTGTATTTTTCTGTATGTGTTCCGTATGTTCTGGATCACGGGTGGCTATCACCGTTATTTCTCGCATAAATCTTATAAAACTTCCCGCTGGTTCCAGTTTGTAATTGCCTTTATGGCACAAACCAGTGCCCAGAAAGGAGCTCTTTGGTGGGCATCGCATCACCGCGTACACCACCGCCACAGCGATCAGCCCGAAGATCCGCACTCCATGAAACTGTATGGTTTCTGGCACTCGCATGTAGGCTGGATTGTAGGTCCTGATCATAAGCAAACCAATTATAAAGTTATAGCCGACTACGCCAAGTATCCGGAGCTGGTTTGGCTGAATAAAAATCACCTGGTGCCGCCTGTTGTACTGGCCCTGGTGGTAATGGCCCTGGGTGGTATTGTAAATGGTGGTGGCATCACAGAAATGTTTACCACGGCGGGCTTCTCGACCTTGTTTATAGGTTTCTTCCTAAGTACTGTTGTGTTGTACCATGGTACGTTCTCCATCAACTCCATTATGCACAAGTTTGGCAACCAGCGCTATGAGTCTGGCGACGAATCCAGAAACAGCTTATGGCTTGCTCTGCTTACGCTTGGAGAGGGCTGGCACAACAACCACCACTATTACGAGGTGGCAGCACGCCAGGGATTTTTCTGGTGGGAAATTGACCTTACCTACTACGGCCTGAAGATGCTAAGCTGGATGGGCCTGATCTGGGACCTCAGAGAGGTGCCTAAGCATATCAAATATTCAAAAAACAAAGAGCATGCTAAACAACTGGCTAAACAAGCCAAGCAGCAAGAGCAGCCAATGGAGGCAGAAGTAGCCTGA
- a CDS encoding Holliday junction resolvase (COG0816 Predicted endonuclease involved in recombination (possible Holliday junction resolvase in Mycoplasmas and B. subtilis)), with protein sequence MARILAIDYGAKRVGLAVTDPMQIIATPLDTVHSKDLMEFIKKYIQQQEVEAFVVGMPKHLDSSDTTATAGAKGCVTLLRKHFPQIPVHLHDERFTSRMAQQSILAGGAKKKDRQNKELVDKVSAAIILQSFLESKAIR encoded by the coding sequence ATGGCGCGTATTCTGGCTATTGACTATGGTGCCAAGCGGGTAGGCCTGGCTGTTACCGATCCTATGCAAATCATTGCCACTCCCCTGGATACGGTTCATAGTAAAGATCTGATGGAGTTCATCAAAAAATACATTCAACAGCAGGAAGTCGAAGCCTTTGTAGTAGGCATGCCTAAGCACCTGGATAGCAGCGATACCACTGCAACTGCCGGTGCAAAAGGATGTGTTACGCTCTTGCGTAAGCATTTTCCGCAGATTCCCGTACATTTGCACGACGAGCGCTTTACTTCCCGCATGGCCCAGCAATCTATACTGGCCGGCGGAGCAAAGAAAAAAGACCGGCAAAATAAGGAGCTGGTTGATAAAGTAAGTGCTGCCATTATTTTACAATCATTTTTGGAAAGCAAAGCAATACGATGA
- the mazG gene encoding nucleoside triphosphate pyrophosphohydrolase (COG1694 Predicted pyrophosphatase): MPKIIPPADERRQYKLQAFDRLLTIMDELRLNCPWDKKQTLESLRHLTIEETYELSDSIIERDLQEIKKELGDLMLHLVFYARIGSEEKAFDIADVLDSVCEKLIHRHPHIYGDVEAHDEETVKANWEKIKLKEKGTTDVPKSVLGGVPRSLPALVKAMRIQEKARGVGFDWERKEQVWEKVEEEMQEFNQEFNVAADEPIDQEKAQSEFGDLLFSLINYARFANINPEEALERTNKKFIRRFQYLEQAAAKAGKNLSDMTLAEMDVYWDEAKKLG, translated from the coding sequence ATGCCTAAGATAATACCACCGGCCGATGAGCGCCGCCAATATAAGTTACAAGCCTTTGATCGCCTGCTTACCATTATGGACGAGCTGCGTTTAAACTGCCCCTGGGACAAGAAACAAACCCTGGAGAGCCTGCGCCACCTCACCATCGAAGAGACCTATGAATTGTCTGATTCCATTATTGAGCGCGACCTGCAGGAGATTAAAAAAGAGCTCGGCGACCTGATGTTACACCTGGTATTTTATGCCCGCATTGGCTCCGAAGAAAAGGCTTTCGATATTGCCGATGTGCTGGACAGCGTTTGCGAAAAACTGATTCACCGCCACCCGCATATTTATGGAGATGTGGAGGCACACGACGAAGAGACTGTAAAAGCCAACTGGGAAAAAATAAAGCTAAAGGAGAAGGGAACGACTGATGTGCCCAAGTCAGTGCTGGGTGGGGTGCCGCGCTCCCTGCCGGCCCTGGTAAAGGCCATGCGCATACAGGAGAAAGCCCGTGGGGTGGGTTTTGACTGGGAGCGGAAGGAGCAGGTCTGGGAAAAGGTAGAAGAAGAGATGCAGGAGTTCAACCAGGAGTTTAATGTGGCTGCAGATGAGCCTATCGATCAGGAGAAGGCCCAGTCGGAGTTTGGTGATCTTTTGTTTTCACTCATTAACTATGCACGTTTTGCGAACATCAACCCCGAAGAGGCGCTGGAGCGCACCAATAAAAAATTTATACGCCGCTTTCAGTACCTGGAGCAGGCCGCTGCCAAAGCCGGAAAAAACCTGTCGGATATGACACTGGCAGAAATGGATGTGTATTGGGACGAAGCCAAAAAGCTTGGTTAA
- a CDS encoding homogentisate 1,2-dioxygenase (COG3508 Homogentisate 1,2-dioxygenase), whose protein sequence is MFYCRRGNIPPKRHTQFRQPDGSLYAEELVSSRGFSGVYSNLYHVYPPTRVKQVGKPQPFGTKIREDYPLLQTHLKTAGEGLTGSDYLQGRRMLMKNADVTIGICNLPAGNSTNYYYKNAEADEVIYIHDGNGRLLSQFGILDVRKGDYVVIPRTTIYRFEFDSSVEMVRLLVIEAANPVETPNRYRNELGQLLEHSPFSERDIRPPHELLTETEKGDYLVKIKKGNYLHQYHYEHSPMDLVGWDGFLYPFAFSIYDFEPITGRIHQPPPVHQTFQSSGFVICSFVPRLFDYHPLAIPAPYNHSNIDSDEVLFYTEGDFMSRKGIERGSFTLHPGGLPHGPHPGTVEKSIGKKETHEYAVMVDTFRPLMLTEEGMAYVDENYPMSWTE, encoded by the coding sequence ATGTTTTATTGCAGAAGAGGTAACATACCACCCAAAAGGCATACACAGTTCAGGCAGCCCGATGGCAGCCTCTACGCCGAGGAACTGGTAAGCTCCCGGGGCTTCTCGGGCGTTTACTCCAACCTGTACCATGTATATCCGCCAACGCGGGTAAAACAGGTAGGCAAGCCCCAGCCTTTTGGCACCAAAATCAGGGAAGATTACCCGCTTCTGCAAACACACCTGAAAACTGCTGGCGAAGGCCTTACCGGCAGCGATTACCTGCAGGGACGTCGCATGCTGATGAAGAATGCCGATGTTACCATTGGCATCTGCAACCTGCCTGCCGGCAACAGCACGAACTATTATTATAAGAATGCCGAAGCCGATGAGGTAATTTACATCCATGATGGGAACGGACGCCTGCTCTCCCAGTTTGGCATTCTGGATGTGCGTAAAGGCGATTATGTGGTAATACCGCGCACCACCATCTACAGGTTTGAGTTCGATAGCAGTGTGGAAATGGTACGGCTGCTGGTGATTGAAGCGGCCAACCCTGTTGAAACACCCAACCGATACCGCAATGAGCTGGGGCAGTTGTTAGAGCACAGCCCCTTTAGCGAGCGCGATATACGCCCGCCTCACGAGCTGCTCACCGAAACAGAAAAAGGTGATTACCTGGTGAAGATCAAAAAAGGCAACTACCTGCACCAGTACCACTACGAACACAGCCCCATGGACCTGGTGGGCTGGGATGGATTCCTGTATCCTTTTGCCTTTTCTATTTACGATTTTGAACCTATTACAGGACGTATACACCAGCCACCACCGGTGCACCAGACATTCCAGAGCAGCGGCTTTGTAATCTGCTCCTTTGTGCCACGCCTGTTCGATTATCATCCGCTGGCAATCCCTGCGCCATACAACCACTCCAACATCGATTCTGATGAAGTGCTCTTTTATACCGAAGGCGATTTTATGAGCCGGAAAGGCATAGAGCGAGGCTCCTTTACCCTGCACCCGGGCGGCTTACCGCACGGCCCGCACCCGGGCACGGTAGAGAAAAGCATAGGCAAAAAAGAAACACATGAATATGCCGTGATGGTAGACACCTTCCGCCCACTGATGTTAACAGAAGAAGGCATGGCCTACGTAGATGAAAACTACCCCATGAGCTGGACGGAGTAG
- a CDS encoding peptide deformylase (COG0242 N-formylmethionyl-tRNA deformylase) yields MIYPIVVYGDPVLKKRAEDIEKDSLDVKTLAADMFETMYAASGVGLAAPQIGKSIRMFVVDGEPMDEELKDFKKVFINPEILDEEGEEWAFEEGCLSIPGIRADVFRPEKVRIRYFDEDWNEHEEVYEGVAARIIQHEYDHIEGVLFTDYLTGLKKRLLQSKLQNISKGQVKTDYRIQIPKK; encoded by the coding sequence ATGATTTATCCCATAGTAGTATATGGCGATCCGGTGCTGAAGAAAAGGGCCGAAGATATAGAAAAAGACAGCCTGGATGTGAAAACACTGGCTGCCGATATGTTTGAAACCATGTATGCCGCCAGTGGAGTTGGTCTGGCAGCCCCGCAAATAGGCAAAAGCATCCGCATGTTTGTGGTAGATGGTGAGCCAATGGACGAGGAGCTAAAGGATTTCAAAAAGGTGTTCATCAATCCGGAAATTCTGGATGAGGAGGGTGAGGAGTGGGCTTTTGAAGAAGGCTGCCTGAGTATTCCCGGCATCAGGGCCGATGTGTTCCGGCCAGAAAAAGTACGCATCCGCTATTTTGATGAAGACTGGAACGAGCACGAAGAGGTGTACGAAGGTGTTGCCGCCCGTATTATTCAGCACGAGTACGATCATATAGAAGGAGTATTATTCACTGATTATTTAACCGGCCTGAAAAAGCGCCTGCTGCAGAGCAAACTGCAGAACATCAGCAAGGGCCAGGTTAAAACCGATTACAGAATTCAGATTCCTAAAAAATAA
- a CDS encoding phosphoglucosamine mutase (COG1109 Phosphomannomutase) translates to MALIKSISGIRGTIGGQSGEALTPIDIVTFAAAFGSWAKDKSGSSTIVIGRDARPSGDMVSKLVSATLQGLGINVVDLGLTTTPTVEMAVTAEGAGGGIIITASHNPVQWNALKLLNGKGEFISARDGEEVLKIAEDKSFTFAEVKKLGDYEQKEQYLDEHINKILELPLVDVEAIKKKNFAVVVDAVNSSGGIAVPKLLKALGVKQVKELFCEPNGQFPHNPEPLPEHLGDICREIKNGKYHLGIVVDPDVDRLALISDDGEPFGEEYTLVAVADYVLQQQGGGNTVSNLSSSRALRDVTEKHKGSYAAAAVGEVNVVEKMKETGAVIGGEGNGGIIYPELHYGRDALVGIALFLSHLAKWGKSAAMLRTKYPNYHISKNKIELTPDIDVDRVLQEIQQRYAKHDINTIDGVKIDFDNEWVHLRKSNTEPIIRIYSESASQATAEHLSKKIISDIKEVISTKQE, encoded by the coding sequence GTGGCGCTCATTAAATCAATTTCGGGTATTAGAGGAACTATTGGCGGACAAAGCGGCGAAGCGCTTACACCAATAGACATTGTAACCTTTGCAGCAGCTTTTGGGAGCTGGGCTAAGGATAAAAGTGGCAGTTCAACTATTGTAATTGGTCGCGATGCCCGCCCCTCCGGAGATATGGTATCCAAACTGGTAAGTGCTACGCTGCAGGGACTGGGTATCAATGTAGTTGACCTGGGCTTAACCACCACTCCTACTGTAGAAATGGCTGTAACAGCCGAAGGTGCCGGCGGCGGCATTATTATCACCGCCTCGCATAACCCTGTACAATGGAATGCCCTCAAACTGCTCAATGGCAAGGGTGAGTTTATCTCTGCCCGGGATGGCGAAGAAGTACTAAAGATTGCCGAAGACAAAAGCTTTACCTTTGCCGAGGTAAAAAAACTGGGCGATTACGAGCAAAAAGAGCAGTACCTGGATGAGCACATCAATAAAATTCTGGAACTGCCGCTGGTAGATGTAGAAGCTATCAAAAAGAAAAATTTCGCTGTGGTGGTAGATGCTGTTAACTCCAGCGGAGGCATTGCAGTACCTAAATTACTGAAAGCCTTAGGCGTTAAGCAGGTAAAAGAACTTTTCTGCGAACCAAATGGCCAGTTTCCGCACAACCCCGAGCCACTGCCTGAGCACCTGGGCGACATCTGCCGCGAGATCAAGAACGGCAAATACCACCTGGGCATTGTTGTAGATCCCGATGTGGACCGCCTGGCCCTGATCAGTGACGATGGCGAACCTTTTGGTGAAGAATATACCCTGGTAGCCGTTGCCGATTACGTGCTGCAACAGCAGGGTGGCGGCAATACCGTATCCAACCTGTCATCATCACGCGCCCTGCGCGATGTTACCGAAAAGCACAAAGGCAGCTATGCAGCTGCGGCTGTAGGTGAGGTAAACGTGGTAGAGAAAATGAAAGAAACCGGCGCTGTGATTGGTGGCGAGGGCAATGGAGGTATAATCTACCCAGAGTTGCACTACGGCCGCGATGCACTGGTAGGCATAGCCTTATTCCTTAGCCACCTGGCTAAATGGGGTAAATCTGCTGCCATGCTGCGTACCAAATACCCCAACTACCACATCTCCAAAAATAAAATTGAGCTAACACCTGATATTGACGTAGACCGCGTACTGCAGGAAATTCAGCAGCGCTATGCCAAACATGATATCAATACCATTGATGGTGTAAAAATTGATTTTGATAACGAATGGGTGCACCTGCGTAAATCTAACACAGAGCCTATTATTCGTATTTATTCAGAATCAGCATCGCAGGCTACGGCCGAACATCTATCAAAGAAAATTATTTCCGATATTAAGGAGGTAATTTCCACCAAACAAGAATAG
- a CDS encoding c-terminal processing peptidase-3 (COG0793 Periplasmic protease) translates to MQKNTKSAARLPLFVFLGVAVGLLLGATIAGEGPSNPFNSLLKFREIVTHIDRYYVDEVNTEAMVEDAINGMLEKLDPHSIYIPKEELQMSKAQLEGEFDGIGIEFNLIRDTIVVLAPLAGGPSEIAGLQPNDRILQVDGKNVAGTNVSNKEVFNLLRGAKGSKVEITVLRRGKEKPQKFTVVRDKIPQHSVAASYMVNDEVGYIKVTRFAATTYNEFRAAMDTLMAQGMQKLILDLQDNPGGYMDRAVNMADEFISGNKMIVYTDGKKSRYDSQARGQRSGRFEEQPVIVLINEGSASASEIVAGALQDNDRALIVGRRSFGKGLVQMPISLNDGSELRLTISRYFTPSGRSIQKPYGAGKQYGSDLKERYEHGEYFSADSIRFSDTLRYETRKGRVVYGGGGIMPDVFVPLDTTQNSTYLSKLYLSNVVNEFTLNYTENHRNKLVKMGYKEYYNHFRVTDAMLKDLVKLGEREGVEFDEEGFERSKELLRTQMKAVLARNIWNNNGYYPIYNQTSRIFQQALQHFDQAAELASND, encoded by the coding sequence ATGCAAAAAAATACAAAATCAGCCGCCAGACTTCCTCTTTTTGTTTTTCTGGGCGTTGCCGTTGGGCTGCTGTTAGGAGCTACTATTGCCGGCGAGGGCCCCAGTAATCCTTTTAACAGCCTGCTTAAATTCAGGGAAATTGTTACCCATATAGATCGCTACTATGTTGATGAGGTAAATACAGAAGCCATGGTGGAAGATGCCATCAATGGCATGCTGGAGAAGCTGGACCCCCACTCTATTTACATTCCAAAGGAAGAGCTGCAGATGTCTAAAGCCCAGCTCGAGGGCGAATTTGACGGCATTGGTATTGAGTTTAACCTGATCAGGGATACGATTGTGGTATTGGCTCCTCTGGCGGGTGGCCCCTCCGAAATTGCTGGTCTGCAGCCCAACGACCGTATTTTACAGGTAGATGGCAAAAATGTAGCCGGCACCAATGTAAGCAACAAAGAAGTATTTAACCTGCTGCGCGGGGCTAAAGGCAGCAAAGTTGAGATTACTGTTCTTCGCAGGGGAAAAGAAAAGCCTCAGAAATTTACCGTGGTACGCGATAAAATTCCGCAGCACTCTGTAGCAGCCAGCTATATGGTAAACGATGAGGTGGGTTATATCAAAGTAACCCGTTTTGCCGCCACTACCTATAATGAGTTCCGGGCAGCCATGGATACCCTGATGGCCCAGGGCATGCAAAAGCTGATCCTGGACCTGCAGGATAACCCCGGTGGCTATATGGACCGCGCCGTGAACATGGCCGATGAGTTTATCAGCGGTAATAAAATGATTGTGTACACCGATGGCAAGAAGAGCCGCTACGACTCACAGGCCCGCGGGCAGCGCAGCGGTCGTTTTGAGGAGCAGCCTGTAATTGTACTCATCAACGAGGGCAGCGCATCGGCCTCTGAAATTGTGGCCGGTGCCCTGCAGGACAATGATCGTGCCCTTATTGTTGGGCGCCGCAGCTTTGGCAAAGGCCTGGTGCAAATGCCCATCAGCCTGAACGATGGCTCCGAACTGCGCCTGACTATTTCGCGCTACTTTACCCCGAGCGGACGTTCCATTCAAAAACCTTATGGTGCCGGCAAACAGTATGGCAGCGACCTGAAGGAGCGTTATGAGCACGGTGAGTACTTCTCTGCCGACAGCATTCGCTTTAGCGACACCCTGCGCTACGAAACCCGCAAGGGCCGTGTGGTGTATGGCGGTGGCGGCATTATGCCCGATGTGTTTGTTCCCCTGGATACTACCCAGAACAGTACTTACCTGAGCAAACTGTACCTGAGCAATGTGGTAAACGAGTTCACCCTCAACTATACAGAGAACCACCGCAACAAGCTGGTAAAAATGGGCTATAAAGAGTACTACAACCACTTCCGTGTTACAGATGCCATGCTGAAAGACCTGGTGAAGTTAGGCGAGCGCGAAGGCGTGGAGTTTGACGAAGAAGGCTTTGAACGCTCAAAAGAACTGCTCCGCACCCAGATGAAAGCAGTATTGGCCCGCAATATTTGGAACAATAACGGATATTACCCAATTTATAACCAGACAAGCAGAATTTTCCAACAAGCCCTGCAGCACTTCGATCAGGCTGCCGAGCTGGCCAGTAACGATTAA